Proteins found in one Gemmatimonadota bacterium genomic segment:
- a CDS encoding NADPH:quinone reductase, with the protein MEAIRIHEFGGPEVMNLETGADLQAGPGQILVDIRAAGVNPVDTYIRAGTYAMKPDLPFTPGMDGAGTVADVGDGGAHVSVGDRVYLAGTLTGSYASQALCSPDQVYPLPGNVSFTQGAGIYVPYATAWRGLFQRAGGKPGETVLVHGASGGVGIAAVQMARAAGMTVIGTAGSEQGAALVEEQGAHHVVDHNVPGYTDKIMELTGGLGVDVIMEMLANVNLDKDLNMLAYGGRVVVIGNRGVIEINPRDAMARDASILGMVLLLASPEDLVGIHAGLYAGLQNGTLNPVVGKEFPLEDAAKGHTAVMEPGAYGKIVLIP; encoded by the coding sequence ATGGAAGCGATACGCATTCACGAATTTGGCGGTCCCGAGGTGATGAATCTCGAAACCGGCGCGGATCTGCAGGCAGGTCCTGGACAGATCCTGGTCGACATACGGGCCGCCGGCGTGAACCCGGTGGACACCTATATCCGGGCGGGTACCTATGCCATGAAACCCGATCTGCCCTTCACCCCGGGCATGGACGGCGCCGGAACGGTCGCCGATGTGGGCGACGGCGGAGCCCATGTTTCCGTCGGAGACCGGGTGTACCTGGCCGGCACCCTTACCGGTTCCTATGCGTCGCAGGCCCTGTGCTCGCCCGACCAGGTGTATCCATTGCCCGGCAACGTATCCTTCACGCAGGGCGCGGGGATATACGTCCCTTACGCGACGGCGTGGAGAGGGCTGTTCCAGCGTGCAGGGGGAAAGCCGGGCGAAACCGTCCTGGTGCACGGCGCGAGCGGCGGCGTGGGGATCGCGGCCGTACAGATGGCCCGGGCCGCGGGCATGACGGTCATCGGCACCGCCGGATCGGAACAGGGCGCCGCGCTGGTGGAGGAACAGGGCGCCCATCACGTGGTGGACCACAACGTTCCCGGTTATACGGACAAGATCATGGAGCTCACCGGCGGACTGGGCGTCGACGTGATTATGGAAATGCTGGCCAACGTCAATCTGGACAAGGACCTGAACATGCTGGCCTATGGCGGGCGGGTCGTCGTCATCGGCAACCGGGGCGTTATCGAAATCAATCCGAGGGACGCCATGGCGCGGGACGCCAGTATCCTCGGCATGGTCCTGTTGCTGGCGTCTCCGGAGGATCTGGTCGGCATCCACGCCGGACTGTACGCCGGACTGCAAAACGGCACGCTCAACCCGGTGGTGGGTAAAGAGTTCCCGCTGGAAGACGCGGCGAAGGGCCATACCGCCGTCATGGAACCCGGCGCCTATGGAAAGATCGTACTGATACCCTGA
- a CDS encoding M20/M25/M40 family metallo-hydrolase gives MDWNALGREAVQLLGEYLRIDTTNPPGNEDRATAFLSRILSEEGIDCQVHESAPGRSNLYARLEGDGSKRAVVLLSHSDVVPADRRYWSVDPFGGEVRDGYIWGRGALDMKNLGIAELVVFLALHRNRFPLKRDVIFLVTADEEAGGSAGARWITRNRPELVSDAEFLINESGKGRLENGRAVYSIDITEKSPCWVRLVARGEPGHGSRPKPHSAVNRLIRALSAIMTYTPPIKVTDAAERYFEGIAHLQKDGYRKRFANIRESVRDRRFLTDLLRNQHHAAILRNTISITMLQGSDKINIIPQAATAELDCRLLPGEEPGHFVQELKQVVGDDGIEIETILNFGNTSSPFDSPLVETVREVVSRHHERAEVVPNILSGFTDSHYFRELGIHCYGFMPFILIDEELRRIHGNDERISLENMERGPRILYEVIEKLCG, from the coding sequence TTGGACTGGAACGCATTGGGGCGGGAAGCCGTACAACTGCTGGGCGAATACCTGCGCATCGACACGACGAATCCCCCCGGGAACGAGGATCGCGCGACCGCCTTCCTCAGTCGCATCCTCTCCGAAGAAGGCATCGATTGCCAGGTTCACGAGTCCGCCCCGGGACGCTCCAATCTCTACGCGAGACTGGAAGGGGACGGTTCGAAGCGGGCCGTGGTGCTGCTGAGTCACAGCGACGTGGTACCCGCCGACCGCCGTTACTGGTCCGTCGACCCCTTCGGCGGCGAGGTCCGGGACGGTTACATCTGGGGGCGGGGCGCCCTCGACATGAAGAACCTGGGCATCGCGGAGCTGGTGGTCTTCCTCGCCCTGCACCGGAACCGATTTCCGTTGAAAAGGGACGTGATCTTTCTCGTCACCGCCGACGAGGAGGCCGGCGGATCGGCCGGCGCCCGGTGGATCACCCGGAACCGTCCGGAGCTTGTCTCGGACGCTGAATTCCTTATCAACGAGAGCGGCAAGGGACGCCTGGAGAACGGCAGGGCCGTCTATTCCATCGACATCACCGAGAAGTCGCCCTGCTGGGTCCGCCTGGTCGCCCGCGGCGAACCCGGCCACGGTTCCCGCCCGAAGCCCCATTCCGCCGTGAACCGGCTCATCCGCGCCTTGAGCGCCATCATGACGTACACGCCTCCGATCAAGGTGACGGACGCGGCCGAGCGGTACTTCGAAGGCATCGCCCACCTGCAGAAAGACGGATACCGCAAGCGATTCGCGAATATCAGGGAGTCCGTCCGGGACCGCCGTTTCCTGACGGACTTGCTGCGCAACCAGCATCACGCCGCGATTCTGCGCAATACCATCTCGATAACCATGTTGCAGGGCAGCGACAAAATCAATATCATACCTCAGGCGGCGACGGCCGAACTTGACTGCAGGCTGCTTCCGGGGGAAGAGCCCGGGCACTTCGTCCAGGAGCTGAAACAGGTGGTCGGCGACGACGGGATCGAAATCGAGACCATACTGAATTTCGGGAACACGTCATCGCCTTTCGATTCGCCCCTGGTCGAGACGGTTCGAGAGGTCGTTTCCCGGCACCACGAGCGCGCTGAGGTCGTACCGAACATTCTGTCCGGCTTCACGGACAGCCACTACTTCCGCGAGCTGGGGATCCACTGCTACGGCTTCATGCCCTTTATACTGATCGACGAAGAGCTCAGACGTATCCACGGCAACGACGAACGGATCTCCTTGGAGAACATGGAACGGGGTCCGAGAATCCTCTACGAAGTCATCGAAAAACTCTGCGGCTGA
- a CDS encoding ROK family protein translates to MSQPDRNAPYFLGHDIGGTKLAVTVADRNGKILRKIRRPTEAERGPRAVVASLVDMSREAMARAALSPAELAGVGVSCGGPLDTETGVVYAPPNLPGWDEVPLKAWLESALSLPVFVENDANASALAEWSFGAGRGCRHMVYMTMSTGIGGGVILDGRLYRGPNDTAGEVGHMTIVENGPTCGCGKRGCLEALCSGPSIARRAREKAQEAPGSIMVDLAGGDPASITAETVMDAARQDDPAAREIVDETARYMAVGLGNIVNILNPEVIVIGTILVKAQDLLLEPIRAYLRHETWPRVYDTVRVVPAGLGDEVGDLAAIAVIRQAVQSEGSI, encoded by the coding sequence ATGTCCCAGCCAGACCGGAACGCCCCGTACTTCCTGGGCCATGACATCGGCGGCACCAAGCTCGCCGTGACCGTCGCCGACCGGAACGGGAAGATCCTGCGCAAGATCCGGCGGCCGACCGAAGCCGAACGGGGTCCGCGGGCCGTGGTGGCGTCGCTGGTGGACATGTCCCGCGAAGCCATGGCGCGCGCCGCGCTCTCCCCGGCGGAACTGGCCGGCGTCGGCGTCAGTTGCGGCGGTCCCCTGGACACGGAAACAGGGGTGGTCTACGCGCCGCCCAATCTGCCGGGCTGGGACGAGGTCCCGCTGAAGGCATGGCTGGAGAGCGCGCTTTCGCTGCCGGTTTTCGTCGAAAACGATGCCAACGCCAGTGCCCTGGCGGAGTGGTCCTTCGGGGCCGGGCGGGGCTGCCGGCACATGGTGTACATGACCATGAGCACCGGTATCGGCGGCGGCGTCATACTCGACGGCCGGCTTTACCGCGGCCCGAACGACACGGCCGGCGAAGTGGGGCACATGACCATCGTCGAAAACGGGCCGACCTGCGGTTGCGGAAAGCGCGGCTGCCTGGAAGCCCTGTGTTCGGGGCCGTCGATCGCCAGGCGGGCCCGGGAGAAAGCGCAGGAGGCGCCCGGTTCGATCATGGTCGATCTGGCCGGGGGCGATCCGGCAAGCATTACGGCGGAGACCGTCATGGACGCGGCCAGGCAGGACGACCCGGCCGCCCGGGAAATCGTGGACGAGACGGCGCGGTACATGGCCGTCGGACTGGGGAACATCGTGAATATCCTGAACCCGGAGGTCATCGTCATCGGAACCATCCTGGTCAAGGCGCAGGATCTGTTGTTGGAACCTATCCGCGCGTACCTCCGGCACGAAACCTGGCCGCGGGTCTACGACACGGTGCGGGTCGTGCCCGCCGGACTGGGAGACGAAGTGGGAGATCTCGCCGCCATCGCCGTGATCCGGCAGGCGGTACAATCCGAAGGGAGCATTTAG
- the cyoE gene encoding protoheme IX farnesyltransferase gives MKDFIALTKPGLVIMLVLTTCVGFYLGSDGPVDWLRLLHTLAGTALAAGGTLALNQFMERDRDAMMRRTRKRPLPAGKLRPAQALGFGVAITVAGLLYLALVVNVLSCAVTALITVTYLFLYTPLKHRTTLSTVFGAVPGALPPVTGWAAARNELGLEAGVLFAILFLWQMPHALALAWLFREDYARAGFQLLPAVDPDGRFTSVQILINCLALTAFSLVPTILGISGVVYFYAAFAAGLGLLAFAIHLTVTRTQASARNLFFASLVFLLVQFSVMAYDKV, from the coding sequence ATGAAGGACTTCATCGCCCTGACCAAGCCCGGCCTGGTCATCATGCTGGTGCTGACCACCTGCGTCGGGTTCTACCTGGGGTCCGACGGACCGGTGGACTGGCTGCGCCTGCTGCACACGCTGGCCGGAACCGCCCTGGCGGCCGGGGGCACGCTCGCCCTGAACCAGTTCATGGAGCGAGACCGGGACGCCATGATGCGGCGGACCCGGAAGCGTCCGCTCCCCGCCGGGAAGTTGCGGCCCGCGCAGGCCCTCGGGTTCGGCGTGGCCATCACGGTGGCGGGCCTGTTGTACCTGGCGCTGGTGGTCAACGTCCTGAGCTGCGCGGTCACCGCGCTGATCACCGTCACCTACCTGTTTCTCTATACGCCGCTCAAGCACCGGACCACGCTGTCGACCGTGTTCGGCGCCGTCCCGGGCGCATTGCCCCCGGTGACCGGTTGGGCGGCCGCCCGAAACGAACTGGGGCTTGAGGCCGGCGTCCTGTTCGCCATCCTCTTTCTCTGGCAGATGCCCCACGCCCTCGCGCTGGCATGGCTCTTCCGCGAAGACTACGCCCGCGCCGGGTTTCAGCTGCTGCCCGCCGTCGATCCCGACGGCCGGTTCACGAGCGTGCAGATCCTGATCAACTGCCTGGCCCTGACCGCCTTCAGCCTGGTCCCGACCATACTGGGCATCTCGGGGGTCGTCTATTTCTACGCGGCTTTCGCGGCCGGACTGGGACTGCTCGCTTTCGCCATCCACCTGACCGTGACCCGGACCCAGGCGTCGGCGAGGAACCTGTTTTTTGCGTCGCTGGTGTTCCTGCTGGTCCAGTTCTCCGTGATGGCCTATGACAAGGTGTAA
- a CDS encoding DUF420 domain-containing protein encodes MLEITDLPLVNACLNSTSAAFLVAGYINIRKRNVAAHRTCMLGAVAASVLFLTTYLIYHFNHGSTPFTGEGWTRYVYFTILISHTILATAIVPMVVLTLRHALKGRFERHAPLARWTLPIWLYVSVTGVLVYLMLYQWQG; translated from the coding sequence ATGCTGGAGATCACAGACCTGCCCCTGGTGAACGCCTGTCTGAACTCGACCAGCGCGGCTTTCCTGGTCGCGGGCTACATCAACATCAGGAAACGAAACGTCGCCGCGCACAGGACGTGCATGCTGGGTGCGGTCGCCGCGTCCGTACTGTTTCTCACCACTTATCTGATTTACCATTTCAACCACGGAAGCACGCCCTTCACCGGCGAGGGATGGACCCGTTACGTCTATTTCACCATCCTCATCAGCCACACGATCCTGGCCACGGCCATCGTGCCCATGGTCGTGCTGACGCTGCGCCATGCGCTGAAGGGGCGTTTCGAACGCCATGCGCCGCTGGCCCGTTGGACCCTGCCGATCTGGCTGTACGTGTCCGTCACCGGCGTGCTGGTGTACCTGATGCTGTACCAATGGCAAGGTTAG
- a CDS encoding ECF transporter S component — protein sequence MAAVPVRRLTLAALSIALVTLATFVIRIPNPATQGYINLGDGLLFTLALVFGWRIGGLAGGVGSALADALGGYFIWAPWTLVIKGIEGILVGTIAFWGTGGGQDTEGGLDDQGGRGTSDAGGTSGGRHPRRIAAFAAVLVGGAWMVTGYYLAGSVLFGGIAALTEIPGNLVQAGVAVVVALPLSVLLRNALKRSDYGPLAPR from the coding sequence ATGGCCGCTGTTCCGGTACGCAGGTTGACGCTGGCCGCGCTCTCGATCGCGCTCGTGACGCTGGCGACCTTTGTCATACGCATCCCCAATCCGGCCACGCAGGGATACATAAATCTCGGCGATGGGCTGCTGTTCACCCTCGCCCTCGTCTTCGGATGGCGCATCGGCGGTCTCGCGGGCGGGGTCGGTTCCGCCCTGGCCGACGCACTGGGCGGCTACTTCATCTGGGCGCCCTGGACGCTCGTCATCAAGGGGATCGAAGGCATCCTGGTCGGAACGATCGCGTTCTGGGGCACCGGGGGCGGTCAAGACACCGAGGGCGGACTGGACGACCAGGGCGGACGGGGCACATCGGATGCTGGGGGCACCTCGGGTGGTCGCCATCCCCGCCGGATCGCAGCCTTCGCAGCCGTGCTGGTAGGCGGCGCCTGGATGGTTACCGGTTACTATCTGGCCGGATCGGTCCTGTTCGGCGGCATCGCCGCGCTGACGGAGATCCCTGGCAACCTGGTTCAGGCCGGCGTGGCGGTCGTGGTGGCCCTGCCCCTGTCCGTTCTGTTGAGAAACGCCTTGAAACGGAGTGATTATGGACCTCTCGCACCTCGATGA
- the moaC gene encoding cyclic pyranopterin monophosphate synthase MoaC, with protein sequence MDLSHLDEKGRVRMVDVTEKPVTERRAVAYGEVRSATETIRKISADEMGKGDVLTTAKIAGISAAKKTGDLIPMCHPIPLTHVEIDITLNEDAGRIGLLATAVASGKTGVEMEALTAVSVAALTLYDMCKAVDRTMEIASILLVEKEGGRSGAFRRPGWERPG encoded by the coding sequence ATGGACCTCTCGCACCTCGATGAAAAAGGGCGCGTCCGCATGGTGGACGTGACGGAGAAACCGGTTACGGAAAGGCGCGCGGTGGCCTACGGGGAAGTCCGATCCGCGACGGAGACGATCCGGAAGATCTCCGCCGACGAGATGGGCAAAGGGGACGTGCTGACCACGGCGAAGATCGCGGGCATCTCGGCGGCCAAGAAGACGGGCGACCTCATCCCCATGTGTCACCCCATCCCATTGACCCACGTGGAGATCGATATCACCCTGAACGAGGACGCGGGCAGGATCGGCCTCCTGGCCACGGCCGTCGCGTCCGGCAAGACCGGCGTCGAAATGGAGGCCCTGACGGCCGTCTCCGTGGCCGCCCTGACCCTCTACGACATGTGCAAGGCCGTGGACCGGACCATGGAGATCGCCTCCATCCTGCTGGTGGAGAAGGAAGGCGGCAGGTCCGGGGCGTTCAGGCGGCCCGGGTGGGAGCGTCCGGGGTAG
- a CDS encoding HNH endonuclease — protein sequence MYLILRNIGRGTAWVWASRAASRIRISGVAWILLVLCQVSYAADAAAHGGRIDRHGGHNNRSQGNYHFHEGPLAGRTFDSKAEALEALAGLAEGGHAAHQTAPTAPGKIHPVLGVSVAPEVRHSVYDRSDYDYPASIEYQIVIRQGGIYSPYSMRCFSDVGATDIEHIVANSEAHDSGMGLRTRAERQQFASDLNNLTLAAPRLNRYEKRDKDPANWLPVNNRCWYVGKYLEIKRKYGLSMDQAEADAVLTVYRSCSTFKIIQPPCTGSE from the coding sequence ATGTATTTGATTCTACGAAATATCGGCCGTGGTACCGCCTGGGTCTGGGCATCGCGAGCAGCCAGCAGGATCCGGATATCGGGGGTTGCCTGGATACTGCTGGTGCTGTGCCAGGTATCCTATGCCGCCGACGCAGCAGCCCACGGTGGGCGGATAGACCGGCATGGCGGCCACAACAACCGCAGTCAGGGCAATTACCATTTTCATGAGGGGCCACTGGCCGGCAGGACCTTTGACTCGAAGGCCGAAGCACTCGAAGCGCTGGCTGGTCTGGCGGAAGGAGGCCATGCCGCTCACCAGACAGCACCAACAGCACCAGGGAAGATTCATCCCGTACTGGGCGTTTCCGTCGCGCCGGAAGTGCGGCATTCGGTCTACGATAGAAGCGATTATGACTATCCGGCTTCCATCGAATATCAGATCGTAATCCGGCAAGGCGGTATATACTCACCCTATTCGATGCGTTGTTTCAGCGATGTGGGGGCAACAGATATCGAGCACATCGTGGCCAATTCGGAAGCCCACGACAGTGGTATGGGTTTGAGGACGCGAGCGGAACGACAGCAGTTCGCTTCGGACCTGAACAACCTGACATTGGCGGCGCCTCGACTGAATCGTTACGAGAAACGGGACAAGGATCCCGCGAACTGGTTGCCGGTAAACAATCGATGCTGGTACGTGGGGAAATACCTGGAAATAAAGCGGAAATACGGCTTGTCCATGGATCAGGCCGAAGCCGACGCTGTACTCACCGTGTACCGTTCCTGTTCAACTTTCAAGATCATTCAGCCACCATGCACCGGCAGTGAGTAG
- a CDS encoding N-acetyl-gamma-glutamyl-phosphate reductase produces MIRLGIVGATGYTGMELYRLASRHPDIEIAFATSEQYTGQKLGEVFPRVDPDRDITLRSLDDIVEEPADLVCFCTPDGVAMDRVGAFLDRGVRVVDVSSDFRFDDPEVYTSWYDRPHTAPSLLDAAVYGIPELNRDRIRTADLVGNPGCYPTGVILGLAPLLEEDAIDAGQIIVDAKSGVSGAGRGLKLRNLYVEVNDSITPYNIGHSHRHVGEIEQELSRYSDGRSYVVFSPHLTPMSRGILATTYVRVKNGATHEDLAALYEQRYEGEPFIRLSQSGYPETRFVTWTNYCDLRIDRVDGSDLAIVTSAIDNLVKGAAGQALQNVNVMSGLDETTGLI; encoded by the coding sequence ATGATCAGACTGGGCATTGTCGGCGCGACGGGATACACGGGCATGGAATTGTACCGGCTGGCGTCGCGTCATCCGGACATCGAGATCGCGTTCGCCACTTCGGAACAGTACACAGGCCAGAAACTCGGCGAGGTCTTTCCCCGTGTGGATCCGGACCGGGACATCACGCTGAGATCCCTGGACGATATTGTAGAAGAGCCCGCTGACTTGGTCTGTTTCTGCACGCCGGACGGGGTGGCCATGGACCGGGTCGGCGCTTTTCTCGACCGGGGCGTGCGCGTCGTGGACGTCAGTTCCGATTTCCGCTTTGACGACCCGGAGGTGTATACGTCCTGGTACGATCGTCCGCACACCGCACCGTCGCTCCTCGATGCGGCGGTCTACGGGATTCCCGAACTGAACCGGGACCGCATACGGACGGCCGATCTCGTGGGCAATCCCGGCTGCTATCCCACCGGCGTGATCCTCGGCCTGGCCCCGCTGCTCGAAGAGGACGCGATAGACGCCGGGCAGATCATCGTGGACGCCAAGTCGGGCGTCAGCGGCGCCGGTCGCGGCCTGAAGCTGAGGAATCTCTACGTGGAGGTGAACGACAGCATCACGCCGTACAACATCGGCCATTCGCACCGCCACGTGGGGGAAATCGAACAGGAACTGTCCAGGTACTCCGATGGGCGGTCCTACGTCGTCTTTTCGCCCCACCTGACGCCCATGAGCCGGGGCATCCTTGCGACGACCTATGTACGCGTGAAGAACGGCGCGACCCATGAAGACCTGGCGGCCCTGTACGAGCAGCGCTACGAAGGGGAACCTTTCATCCGGCTGTCGCAGTCCGGCTATCCCGAGACGCGCTTCGTGACCTGGACGAACTACTGCGACCTGCGGATCGACCGGGTGGACGGATCGGACCTGGCCATCGTCACGTCCGCCATCGACAACCTGGTCAAGGGCGCCGCCGGCCAGGCGCTGCAGAACGTGAACGTCATGAGTGGTCTGGACGAAACGACGGGGCTGATCTAG
- the argB gene encoding acetylglutamate kinase, whose protein sequence is MARNIVVKLGGATIEQDGVIEELAADLRDLPDVFPIIVHGGGAEIGRYLELLGKEFTFVNGLRVTDGDMVEIVEMVLSGKVNKELVSRFQHSGVNALGVSGKDMGLLRAEKYREDGVDIGFVGEIVEVNTALFDLCASNHVTPVVSPISGGVNGETYNVNADHAALDIARAVACDDIVFISDVAGIHRSDGRPVRKLTPELADALIEAGEITGGMIPKVRSALECLSYGVRRARIIAWRGAGTLRKELASDESVFGTVVTTG, encoded by the coding sequence ATGGCACGGAACATCGTGGTAAAACTGGGCGGCGCGACGATCGAGCAGGACGGCGTGATCGAGGAGTTAGCCGCCGACCTTCGGGACCTGCCTGACGTTTTCCCGATCATCGTCCACGGCGGCGGTGCGGAGATCGGCCGGTACCTGGAGTTGCTCGGCAAGGAGTTCACCTTCGTGAACGGCCTCCGGGTCACGGACGGCGACATGGTCGAAATCGTGGAGATGGTCCTGTCGGGCAAGGTCAACAAGGAACTGGTCTCGCGCTTCCAGCACAGCGGCGTGAACGCTCTCGGCGTAAGTGGGAAGGACATGGGCCTGTTGCGGGCTGAGAAGTACCGGGAGGACGGCGTGGACATCGGATTCGTGGGAGAGATCGTCGAGGTGAATACCGCCCTCTTCGATCTCTGCGCGTCGAACCACGTCACGCCCGTGGTCTCCCCCATTTCGGGGGGCGTCAACGGGGAGACCTACAACGTCAACGCGGACCACGCCGCGCTGGACATCGCCCGGGCCGTGGCCTGCGACGACATCGTGTTTATATCGGACGTGGCCGGCATCCACCGGTCCGACGGCCGGCCCGTTCGCAAGTTGACTCCCGAACTGGCCGATGCGCTGATCGAAGCGGGAGAAATCACGGGCGGGATGATTCCCAAGGTCCGCTCCGCCCTCGAGTGCCTGTCCTATGGTGTCCGCCGCGCCCGCATCATCGCGTGGCGGGGGGCCGGAACGCTGCGGAAGGAACTGGCATCGGATGAAAGTGTTTTCGGAACGGTAGTGACGACCGGATAG